A stretch of Christensenellaceae bacterium DNA encodes these proteins:
- a CDS encoding peptidase M24, with product MSHLERKEFELKAKDKVVQKMTRDGLVDENLADGTTKKARPGDPIHEQTGKGTQPTPKQKPRGQPKRRPAPRKRSQALQEKPTNKAVNSIPPFDRSETGGKKAGNNAIQSKAQSIQKKIYKTKLIFDDQAKTARITPIAKSAGAGAMYLRSKLHQHVEDENLAVKAGQRTEQRTVNTTLAVGRRVRKRSNTLKARRALGLDRRTVRTQTNRIYRWTAESSAKSKNAPAIKRAIQKRAIKKQYAKGARKAAKSAAKTGGRTARKTARTAGVLMRHPVALVIAIAVIVIVIFVASLVATVGAMIAQSSTAMIGTAYLAADRDINEAQDYYTQKEAELLQEAYSLEGQNPGYDEYRYNIGEVEHNPYELMAFLTAAHKDFIFEDISPVLDELFDEQFQLWTEATTETRTRAVETTDPATGEVITKTEEYEVRIFNINVTVNMFSVIAAGRMDDEQRKMYDGYVQSRGSRQHFGKPIDCDWTLYITTPYGYSYNGGISYSDGVTLSIPYGTTLLAGQPGTVTQAGSRLIVDCADGLRYIYDGLVSVSVSDGREVKTGDEIGTSGGTLYLEYSQNGETLNPYYFVECGSGGLNGVPGGGGIGGYPGEPYDDETYQRLLAEATKYIGMPYVWGGSTPATSFDCSGYVCWCLNASGVANVGRTNAQGLYNMCTPISREEAHPGDLIFFTGTHSAGHPVTHVAFYVGNGMMLEAGKPIGYSSFETPYWTKHFYSFGRLTG from the coding sequence ATGAGCCACTTGGAGCGCAAGGAATTTGAGCTAAAGGCGAAAGATAAGGTTGTCCAAAAGATGACCCGTGACGGGCTGGTTGATGAAAACCTTGCGGACGGAACGACAAAAAAAGCACGACCCGGAGATCCAATCCATGAGCAAACGGGAAAAGGAACGCAACCGACCCCGAAACAAAAACCACGGGGGCAGCCGAAACGCCGCCCCGCTCCACGGAAACGGTCACAAGCATTACAGGAAAAGCCTACTAATAAGGCGGTTAATTCAATTCCGCCTTTTGACCGATCAGAAACAGGCGGTAAAAAGGCGGGAAATAATGCGATACAGTCAAAGGCGCAAAGCATACAAAAAAAGATATACAAAACAAAACTAATCTTTGACGATCAAGCAAAGACTGCAAGAATCACGCCGATTGCAAAGTCGGCGGGAGCCGGCGCAATGTATTTACGCAGCAAGCTACATCAACACGTCGAGGACGAAAATTTGGCGGTCAAGGCAGGACAGCGAACGGAGCAACGCACGGTAAACACGACCCTTGCGGTTGGGCGGCGGGTACGAAAGCGGAGCAACACGTTAAAAGCCCGCCGTGCGCTGGGTCTTGACCGCCGCACGGTAAGGACGCAAACAAACCGTATTTATCGCTGGACGGCAGAGAGCAGCGCAAAAAGCAAAAACGCCCCCGCAATTAAACGAGCCATACAAAAACGGGCAATTAAAAAGCAGTATGCGAAAGGTGCGCGTAAGGCGGCAAAGTCGGCGGCAAAAACAGGCGGGAGAACCGCAAGAAAAACCGCGCGGACAGCGGGCGTTTTGATGCGCCACCCCGTCGCTCTTGTGATCGCTATTGCTGTAATCGTGATCGTTATTTTTGTTGCTTCTCTTGTGGCAACCGTGGGGGCTATGATCGCGCAGAGCAGCACGGCAATGATCGGCACAGCCTACCTAGCGGCAGATCGGGACATAAACGAAGCGCAGGACTATTACACGCAAAAGGAAGCCGAGTTATTACAAGAAGCGTATAGCCTGGAGGGGCAAAACCCCGGCTACGACGAGTACCGTTATAACATTGGCGAAGTGGAGCATAACCCTTACGAGCTAATGGCATTTTTAACCGCCGCACATAAAGATTTTATTTTCGAGGATATAAGCCCCGTTTTGGATGAACTGTTTGACGAGCAATTCCAGTTATGGACGGAAGCAACGACCGAAACCCGCACCCGCGCGGTTGAAACGACAGACCCAGCCACGGGCGAGGTTATCACGAAAACCGAAGAATACGAAGTAAGAATTTTCAATATCAATGTGACAGTCAATATGTTTTCCGTGATTGCGGCGGGTCGTATGGATGACGAGCAACGAAAAATGTATGACGGGTATGTGCAGAGCCGAGGGAGCCGCCAGCATTTCGGCAAACCGATTGATTGTGATTGGACACTTTATATTACAACCCCCTACGGCTATTCGTACAATGGCGGCATTTCCTATTCGGACGGCGTAACGCTTTCCATTCCCTACGGCACAACCTTGCTTGCAGGACAGCCCGGAACAGTCACGCAAGCAGGGAGCCGCCTTATAGTCGATTGTGCGGACGGTCTGCGTTACATTTATGACGGGCTTGTAAGCGTGAGCGTGTCGGACGGTCGGGAAGTCAAGACCGGGGACGAGATCGGCACGAGCGGCGGCACGCTATACCTTGAATATTCGCAAAATGGCGAAACGCTCAACCCGTATTATTTTGTAGAGTGCGGCAGCGGCGGTTTGAATGGTGTACCGGGCGGTGGCGGCATAGGCGGTTATCCCGGCGAACCCTACGATGACGAAACCTACCAGCGACTTTTAGCCGAAGCGACAAAATACATCGGTATGCCCTACGTTTGGGGCGGCAGCACCCCGGCAACGTCCTTTGATTGCAGCGGGTATGTATGTTGGTGTCTCAATGCGTCGGGTGTGGCAAACGTCGGGCGCACGAACGCGCAGGGGCTTTACAATATGTGTACCCCTATTTCGCGTGAAGAAGCCCACCCCGGCGACCTTATATTTTTTACAGGAACGCATAGCGCGGGTCATCCTGTAACGCACGTTGCATTTTACGTCGGGAATGGAATGATGCTTGAAGCTGGAAAGCCTATCGGCTATTCGTCATTTGAAACGCCATACTGGACAAAGCACTTTTATTCGTTCGGTCGGCTAACAGGATAA
- a CDS encoding conjugal transfer protein TraG, which yields MKITPGLKKRLLFLFPFSLIFCIADKLGFVYRLSAGTGAVKLSNTVRNLPHLFDFPPISIHGMDLLFAVIVSAALLLVLYAKRKNAKKYRKGEEYGNARWGTPADIKPFMDAAPRKNVILTQTEGLTLNDRPKNPKYARNKNVVVYGGSGSGKTRFFLKPNLMQCHSSYVVTDSKGTVILECGKMLEQTGYRIKIFNTINFSKSMHYNPFAYIHSEKDILKLVNTIIENTKGEGEKAGEDFWVKAERLYYTALIGYIHYEAPAEEQNMITLLEMIDASEVREDDENFKNAVDLMFDRLEEKAPEHFAVRQYKKYKLAAGKTAKSILVSCGARLSPFDIAELREVMAYDELELDTLGDEKTALFIILSDTDGTFSFLAALIFSQLFNLLCEKADDVYGGRLPIHVRCLIDEAGNIGKINQLERLVSVVRSRGISICPIYQAYSQCKATYKDNAETIIASMDSTLFLGGREPSTIKDISEALGRETVDLFNETENRGREISHGLNYQKIGKELMTKDQLAVMDGGKCILQVRGVRPFYSDKYDITKHPNYKYLADYDERNTFNIEQFLSTRLRVKPDTVFDLYDMGA from the coding sequence ATGAAGATTACCCCCGGACTAAAAAAGCGGCTCTTATTCCTTTTCCCTTTTAGTCTTATTTTTTGTATAGCGGATAAGCTAGGGTTTGTCTATCGCCTGTCCGCCGGAACGGGCGCGGTCAAACTCTCAAACACGGTGCGGAATTTACCGCACCTTTTTGATTTCCCGCCAATCAGTATACACGGCATGGATTTACTATTTGCGGTGATCGTTTCGGCGGCTCTCCTGCTTGTTCTATATGCAAAAAGAAAAAACGCAAAGAAATACCGCAAAGGCGAGGAATACGGGAATGCCCGCTGGGGAACCCCGGCAGATATTAAGCCGTTCATGGACGCTGCCCCCCGAAAGAATGTCATATTGACGCAGACCGAGGGCTTAACGCTTAACGACCGCCCTAAAAATCCGAAGTACGCGCGGAATAAAAACGTTGTAGTGTATGGTGGAAGCGGGAGCGGAAAAACGCGCTTTTTTTTGAAACCAAACCTTATGCAATGTCACAGTTCATATGTTGTGACGGATAGCAAAGGAACGGTAATTCTTGAATGCGGAAAAATGCTTGAACAGACCGGGTATCGTATCAAGATTTTTAATACGATCAATTTTTCAAAGTCAATGCACTATAACCCGTTTGCCTACATTCACAGTGAAAAAGACATTTTGAAACTGGTTAATACGATCATTGAGAATACCAAAGGCGAGGGAGAAAAAGCGGGTGAGGATTTTTGGGTTAAGGCAGAGCGGCTATATTACACGGCTTTAATCGGATATATCCATTACGAAGCCCCGGCAGAAGAACAAAATATGATTACCCTGCTGGAAATGATAGACGCTTCCGAAGTGCGCGAGGATGACGAGAATTTTAAAAATGCAGTTGATTTAATGTTTGATCGGCTGGAAGAAAAAGCCCCAGAGCATTTCGCGGTCAGGCAATACAAGAAATATAAACTTGCGGCAGGAAAAACCGCAAAAAGTATTTTGGTTTCATGTGGTGCGCGGCTTTCTCCCTTTGACATTGCGGAGCTACGCGAAGTTATGGCTTATGATGAATTGGAGCTTGACACGCTGGGCGACGAAAAGACCGCCCTGTTTATTATCCTGTCCGATACAGACGGAACATTTTCATTTTTGGCGGCTCTTATCTTTTCCCAGCTATTTAATTTGTTGTGCGAAAAAGCCGATGACGTATACGGCGGGCGGCTTCCTATTCATGTTCGCTGTCTAATCGACGAGGCGGGAAATATCGGTAAAATTAACCAGCTTGAAAGGCTTGTAAGTGTGGTAAGATCGCGCGGAATTAGCATTTGTCCTATCTATCAAGCCTATTCGCAATGCAAGGCTACCTACAAGGACAATGCGGAAACGATCATAGCGAGTATGGACAGCACCTTATTTTTAGGGGGTCGGGAACCGTCCACGATCAAAGACATTTCCGAAGCATTGGGGCGTGAAACGGTGGACTTGTTCAATGAAACGGAAAACAGAGGACGCGAGATCAGCCACGGACTGAATTATCAAAAAATTGGAAAGGAGTTGATGACAAAAGATCAGCTTGCAGTAATGGACGGCGGGAAATGTATTTTACAAGTGCGCGGTGTACGTCCGTTTTATTCGGATAAGTACGATATTACAAAACACCCGAATTACAAATATCTTGCCGATTACGACGAGCGGAACACATTCAACATTGAACAGTTTTTAAGCACAAGGTTAAGGGTCAAGCCAGATACAGTGTTTGACCTATACGACATGGGGGCGTGA
- a CDS encoding conjugal transfer protein TraE, whose protein sequence is MQKAKKKQRARKTPPAGNNTGMKLLHGSPNRKLPPQEKQRVVAAMKKRKAANPRTAQDTIPYLRMYRDGICRVTDRLYTKMLEFQDITYQLANNEDKTTIFENYCDFLNYFDSSITVQLTFINQSVNMKNFAKIIDIPPQGDSFDDIRKEYASMLKDQLAKGNNGLQKRKFLTFGIEADDFASAKQRLERIEMDVMNNFKVLGVRASLLNGYDRLKVLHDIFHADSKEPFMFNWDLTYQSGLSTKDFIAPTSFSFRDDRMFTMGRKIGAVSYLQILAPELSDRMLADYLDMDTDLIVNLHIQSIDQNAAVKLVKRKITDLDKMKIEEQKKAVRSGYDMDIIPSDLATYGDEAKNLLKDLQSRNERMFLVTFLVMNTADDKKKLDNATFAAAGIAQKYNCTLKPLDFQQENALASSLPLGRNLVPIQRGLTTSSAAIFVPFTTQELFSHSPQSLYYGLNALSNNMIMADRKQLKTPNGLILGTPGAGKSFSAKREIVNVFLLTRDQILVCDPESEYGALTLKLGGQVIELSPNSKQCINPLDINLNYSEDDNPLTLKSDFVLSFCELICGGRNGLEPIERTVIDRCVSLIYREYIANPKPENVPVLGDLYRALRQQPEPEAQRVATALEMYVTGTLNVFNNRTNIIGLTDKRMITFDIRRLGKALKKLGMLILEDQAWNMVTVNRFEGHKATRFYIDEFHLLFKDQQTAAYSVEIWQRFRKWNGIPTGITQNVKTLLLSPEIENIFDNSDFVYMLNQAPGDRQRIAKQLSISPQQLSYVTNSNEGEGLLYFGNTIIPFVDHFPKDTQLYKIMTTKPDEVNKQ, encoded by the coding sequence TTGCAAAAAGCAAAAAAGAAGCAGCGGGCAAGAAAAACACCACCCGCAGGAAATAACACAGGAATGAAATTACTGCACGGTTCACCCAACAGGAAATTACCACCACAGGAGAAACAGCGCGTCGTTGCCGCAATGAAAAAGCGCAAGGCGGCAAACCCACGGACGGCGCAAGATACAATCCCCTATTTGCGTATGTATCGTGACGGGATATGCAGGGTTACGGACAGGCTATACACAAAAATGCTTGAATTTCAAGATATCACATACCAGCTTGCAAACAATGAGGACAAGACGACGATTTTTGAAAATTATTGTGATTTTCTCAACTACTTTGATAGCTCAATCACGGTACAACTTACGTTTATCAATCAATCCGTCAATATGAAAAACTTTGCGAAGATCATTGATATACCACCGCAGGGAGATAGCTTTGACGACATACGCAAGGAATATGCGAGTATGTTAAAAGACCAGCTTGCCAAAGGCAATAACGGACTACAAAAGCGCAAATTCCTTACATTCGGTATTGAAGCGGACGACTTCGCAAGCGCGAAACAGCGGCTTGAACGCATTGAAATGGACGTAATGAACAACTTTAAGGTGCTGGGCGTTCGGGCATCATTGCTAAACGGGTACGACCGTTTAAAAGTGTTGCACGACATATTCCATGCGGACAGCAAAGAACCCTTTATGTTTAATTGGGATTTGACGTATCAATCGGGATTGTCCACAAAAGATTTTATTGCGCCAACATCGTTTAGCTTTCGAGATGATCGGATGTTTACAATGGGACGCAAAATCGGCGCGGTTTCGTATCTGCAAATACTTGCCCCGGAGCTTTCCGACCGTATGCTTGCCGATTATCTCGACATGGACACTGATTTGATCGTCAATCTGCATATTCAGTCAATCGACCAAAACGCCGCCGTCAAGCTCGTAAAGCGAAAGATTACAGACCTTGACAAAATGAAGATTGAGGAACAGAAAAAGGCGGTTCGCAGCGGGTACGACATGGACATTATACCGTCAGACCTTGCGACATATGGCGACGAAGCAAAAAACTTATTAAAAGACTTGCAGAGCCGCAATGAAAGAATGTTCTTAGTTACGTTCCTTGTCATGAATACGGCAGACGATAAAAAGAAGCTGGATAATGCAACATTTGCGGCGGCAGGGATTGCACAGAAATATAATTGCACGTTAAAGCCGCTTGATTTCCAACAGGAAAACGCACTTGCAAGCAGCTTACCACTGGGTCGAAACCTTGTTCCCATACAGCGCGGACTTACCACGTCCAGCGCGGCAATATTTGTACCGTTTACAACGCAAGAGCTTTTTTCACATAGTCCGCAATCCCTGTACTACGGGCTTAATGCCTTATCTAATAATATGATAATGGCAGATCGCAAACAGCTAAAAACTCCGAACGGTCTTATCTTGGGAACACCGGGAGCCGGGAAAAGTTTTTCGGCAAAGCGTGAGATCGTAAACGTGTTCCTGCTTACGCGAGATCAAATATTGGTATGCGACCCGGAAAGTGAATACGGCGCATTGACTTTGAAGCTGGGCGGTCAAGTGATCGAACTATCCCCGAACAGCAAGCAATGTATAAACCCGCTGGATATCAACCTTAACTATTCGGAGGATGATAACCCGCTAACTCTCAAAAGTGATTTTGTGCTTTCGTTCTGCGAACTCATTTGTGGCGGCAGAAATGGGCTTGAACCAATCGAACGCACGGTAATTGATCGTTGTGTTTCCCTTATTTACAGGGAATATATCGCAAACCCGAAACCCGAAAACGTCCCTGTATTGGGCGACCTTTACCGGGCATTAAGGCAGCAACCAGAGCCAGAAGCGCAGCGCGTCGCAACAGCACTTGAAATGTACGTTACGGGTACGCTTAATGTGTTCAATAACCGTACAAACATTATAGGGCTTACCGATAAGCGCATGATTACGTTTGATATTCGGCGGCTGGGAAAGGCTTTAAAAAAGCTGGGTATGCTTATACTGGAAGATCAAGCGTGGAACATGGTTACGGTAAACCGTTTTGAGGGACACAAGGCAACCCGGTTTTATATCGACGAATTTCACTTGCTTTTCAAAGACCAACAAACAGCGGCGTACAGTGTGGAAATTTGGCAGCGGTTTAGGAAGTGGAACGGCATTCCGACAGGGATAACGCAAAATGTCAAAACGCTGCTATTATCCCCGGAGATCGAAAACATCTTTGACAATTCGGATTTTGTGTATATGCTCAACCAAGCTCCCGGCGACCGTCAACGAATTGCAAAACAGTTATCTATTTCGCCGCAACAATTATCATACGTCACAAACAGCAATGAGGGCGAGGGGCTTTTGTATTTTGGGAATACGATCATTCCTTTTGTTGATCACTTCCCGAAAGACACACAGCTATATAAGATCATGACGACCAAACCCGACGAGGTAAACAAGCAATGA
- a CDS encoding arsenite S-adenosylmethyltransferase translates to MSNNKNMKDEIKKYYGGIASEVTTGTGEAPCCCCKPQKSQVLYDDEYLEGLPEEALKASIGCANPIFLANIQQGETVLDLGSGGGIDVLISAKYAGETGKVYGLDMTDEMLHLANENKARSGKKNVEFIKGYIEDIPLDDNTVDVVTSNCVINLSEDKSAVLCETYRVLKPGGRIAIADVVELKPVRAELRKNAQLWVGCISGALSIETYTQKLEAAGFKNIEITIVDSYTKEFLRDFATNKGLEFGLSDEDANELDNAFASAYVKAYK, encoded by the coding sequence ATGAGTAATAATAAGAATATGAAAGACGAGATTAAAAAATACTATGGTGGTATTGCAAGCGAGGTAACTACGGGTACAGGGGAAGCTCCCTGCTGTTGCTGTAAGCCCCAAAAAAGCCAAGTATTGTACGACGATGAATATTTAGAGGGATTACCCGAAGAAGCATTGAAAGCATCAATCGGCTGTGCAAATCCAATCTTCTTGGCAAATATCCAGCAAGGCGAAACTGTACTTGATCTTGGTAGCGGGGGTGGAATTGACGTATTGATTTCTGCAAAATATGCAGGTGAAACGGGCAAGGTTTACGGGCTTGATATGACTGACGAAATGCTTCATTTGGCAAATGAAAATAAAGCACGAAGCGGAAAGAAAAATGTTGAATTTATTAAAGGCTACATTGAAGATATTCCGCTTGATGATAATACCGTTGACGTTGTTACCTCTAATTGCGTAATCAATTTAAGTGAAGATAAAAGCGCGGTACTTTGTGAAACATATCGAGTTTTGAAACCGGGCGGTCGTATTGCGATTGCCGATGTTGTGGAGTTAAAGCCTGTAAGGGCAGAGTTGCGAAAAAATGCTCAACTTTGGGTTGGTTGCATTTCTGGTGCTCTTTCGATTGAGACATATACCCAAAAACTGGAAGCGGCAGGATTCAAAAATATTGAAATCACGATAGTGGATTCTTACACAAAAGAGTTTTTGCGTGACTTTGCAACAAATAAGGGCTTGGAATTTGGTCTTTCTGATGAGGACGCAAACGAACTCGACAACGCATTTGCGAGTGCCTATGTAAAGGCTTATAAATAA
- a CDS encoding conjugative transfer protein, with the protein MKHMEFFTEAVKVLQMLVIALGAGLAIWGLVNLLEGYGNDNPAAKSQGIKQLMAGGGVIVIGLTLVPTLAGLFG; encoded by the coding sequence ATGAAACATATGGAATTTTTTACAGAAGCAGTAAAGGTATTGCAAATGCTTGTAATCGCGCTGGGCGCGGGTCTTGCAATTTGGGGTCTTGTCAATCTTTTAGAGGGCTACGGCAACGACAATCCCGCCGCTAAATCACAAGGGATTAAGCAGCTTATGGCGGGCGGTGGTGTGATCGTCATTGGGCTTACCCTTGTGCCGACACTTGCAGGGCTATTCGGGTAA
- a CDS encoding arsenical-resistance protein — MEAKTNQSIGFFEKYLTVWVVICMVAGILISQFLPQIPTFLNQFEYANVSIPIALLIWIMIYPMMMKVDFKSIKDVGKNPKGLFVTWVTNWLIKPFTMFGIAVLFFYVVFKNLIPPELAKDYLAGAVLLGAAPCTAMVFVWSTLTKGNPAYTVVQVATNDLIILFAFVPIVKFLLGVGNVEVPWDTLFLSILLFVVIPLTAGILTRVFMVKKKGVDYFNQKFVPKFNNVTVIGLLLTLIILFSFQGQTILANPVHILLIAVPLVIQTFLIFFIAYFACKLLKLSFDIAAPAGMIGASNFFELAVAVAIALFGANSPVALATTVGVLVEVPVMLTLVKIANKTQRWFPAVNRL; from the coding sequence ATGGAAGCAAAAACAAATCAAAGCATCGGATTTTTTGAAAAGTATTTGACGGTATGGGTTGTAATCTGTATGGTTGCGGGGATTCTTATTAGTCAATTTCTACCACAGATTCCAACTTTTCTGAATCAATTTGAGTATGCTAATGTATCTATCCCTATTGCACTACTGATTTGGATTATGATTTATCCCATGATGATGAAAGTAGATTTTAAGAGTATAAAAGATGTGGGGAAAAATCCGAAAGGGCTTTTTGTAACATGGGTTACTAATTGGCTGATAAAGCCGTTTACCATGTTTGGTATTGCTGTACTGTTTTTCTATGTGGTGTTCAAAAATTTGATTCCTCCCGAACTTGCAAAGGATTACCTTGCCGGAGCCGTACTTCTCGGAGCCGCGCCCTGTACTGCAATGGTTTTCGTTTGGAGTACACTGACAAAGGGAAATCCTGCATATACCGTGGTACAGGTTGCAACAAACGATCTGATTATTCTTTTTGCTTTCGTACCGATTGTAAAATTCTTGCTAGGCGTAGGCAATGTCGAAGTTCCGTGGGACACGTTATTCTTATCCATTCTACTGTTTGTAGTGATACCGCTCACGGCAGGAATCCTCACAAGGGTATTTATGGTAAAGAAAAAAGGAGTAGATTATTTCAATCAAAAATTTGTGCCAAAATTCAATAATGTTACAGTAATTGGTCTGCTCCTTACGCTTATCATTCTATTTTCGTTTCAAGGACAGACGATACTTGCAAATCCAGTGCATATCCTGTTAATTGCAGTGCCGCTTGTTATTCAGACGTTTTTGATTTTCTTTATCGCGTATTTTGCTTGTAAGCTGTTAAAGCTATCGTTTGACATAGCGGCTCCTGCTGGTATGATTGGCGCATCAAATTTTTTTGAATTGGCAGTAGCGGTAGCAATCGCGCTATTTGGAGCAAATTCTCCAGTCGCACTTGCGACGACGGTAGGTGTATTAGTAGAAGTCCCTGTTATGCTGACGCTTGTAAAAATTGCAAATAAAACTCAACGGTGGTTTCCTGCCGTGAATAGACTATAA
- the topB_3 gene encoding DNA topoisomerase, translating into MKLVIAEKPSVARSIANVIGAKEVKDGYCEGNGYLVSWCVGHLVEPAHAEVYDPKYSKWTKEDLPIIPDVWHYVISKAKQKQFAILKELMRRADVESLICATDAGREGELIFRLVYKQTGCKKPFSRLWISSMEDSAIKQGFDNLKDGAEYDELYASALCRQKADWLVGINATRLYSVLYNGSLNVGRVQSPTLAMLTQRDAQIKNFIKEKYYVPHIQCGEIDATGAKTFNPAEAETIRTACDGKQAVLRSVISENKIARPPKLYDLTTLQRDANRIYGYTAQQSLDYVQNLYEKKLTTYPRTDSQYLTHDMTDTAAEIVKVVLKLPFAEAIRDELKPNVTQTVNDKKVSDHHAIIPTLQVGIADLTPLPDGERNILYLISARLACAVSDPHMFEAVTAEFDCAGHAFAAKGRAVTAEGWKAVEKAFKNSIKEKSDDEETEMPPLPQLVEGQTFLEVQASTSESWTAPPKPYTEDTLLAAMERAGNEDTDPEAERRGLGTPATRAGVIEKLVQKGFASRKGKQIIPTERGTALISVLPEKLTSPKLTAEWENTLTEIARGKSGAAEFMDSIAGYVRELVETVPEVTNDQRSRFQFDKPVIGICPRCGGNVHESRTNFYCANKDCGFVMWKNDKFFRDKKTSLTPRMATELLKSGRVKAKNLYSPKTGKTYDAQIILADTGGKYVNFRLEFEHKGKVFKS; encoded by the coding sequence GTGAAATTAGTAATTGCGGAAAAACCAAGTGTCGCGCGGTCGATTGCAAACGTGATCGGTGCGAAAGAAGTAAAAGACGGATATTGCGAGGGAAACGGTTATCTGGTCTCGTGGTGCGTTGGTCATTTGGTGGAGCCAGCCCACGCCGAAGTGTATGACCCGAAATATTCCAAGTGGACAAAGGAGGATTTACCGATCATCCCGGACGTATGGCATTACGTGATTTCAAAAGCCAAGCAAAAACAGTTTGCTATATTAAAAGAACTTATGCGGCGGGCAGATGTCGAAAGCCTTATTTGCGCGACAGACGCCGGGCGCGAGGGTGAGCTTATTTTCCGTTTGGTCTACAAGCAAACAGGCTGTAAAAAACCGTTCTCCCGCTTGTGGATTTCGTCAATGGAAGATAGCGCAATAAAACAGGGCTTTGACAACCTCAAAGACGGTGCGGAGTACGACGAGCTTTACGCTTCGGCTCTTTGCCGCCAAAAAGCCGATTGGCTGGTAGGTATCAACGCGACCCGGTTATATTCTGTCTTATATAATGGTTCGCTGAATGTGGGGCGTGTACAATCGCCGACCCTTGCCATGTTGACCCAGCGGGACGCGCAGATCAAGAACTTTATAAAAGAAAAATATTACGTCCCGCATATCCAATGTGGCGAGATCGACGCGACGGGCGCGAAAACATTTAACCCAGCAGAAGCGGAAACAATACGGACGGCTTGCGACGGAAAGCAAGCCGTTTTACGTTCCGTCATTTCCGAAAACAAAATAGCTCGCCCGCCGAAGCTGTACGACCTTACCACTTTACAGCGCGACGCAAACCGTATCTATGGATATACGGCGCAGCAATCGCTCGACTATGTCCAAAATCTGTACGAAAAGAAATTGACAACCTATCCGCGCACGGATAGCCAGTATTTGACACATGATATGACAGACACAGCCGCCGAGATCGTCAAGGTGGTTTTGAAGCTGCCATTTGCTGAAGCAATTCGGGACGAACTGAAGCCCAACGTTACACAGACCGTCAACGACAAAAAAGTTTCAGACCACCACGCAATCATTCCAACCCTGCAAGTGGGAATCGCAGACCTTACCCCCCTGCCAGACGGGGAAAGAAACATTTTATATCTGATATCTGCCCGCCTAGCGTGCGCGGTTAGCGACCCGCATATGTTTGAAGCTGTTACCGCTGAATTTGATTGCGCGGGTCATGCGTTCGCCGCGAAAGGCAGAGCCGTGACCGCCGAGGGCTGGAAAGCGGTTGAAAAGGCTTTTAAAAACAGCATAAAAGAGAAATCCGATGACGAGGAAACCGAAATGCCGCCGTTGCCCCAGCTTGTCGAGGGGCAGACGTTTTTAGAAGTGCAAGCGTCCACGTCCGAAAGCTGGACAGCCCCACCGAAGCCCTACACAGAGGACACATTACTTGCCGCAATGGAACGAGCCGGGAACGAGGACACAGACCCCGAAGCCGAACGGCGCGGGCTGGGAACCCCGGCGACCCGTGCGGGCGTGATCGAAAAGCTGGTGCAAAAAGGATTTGCCAGTCGCAAAGGAAAACAGATTATCCCGACCGAGCGCGGCACAGCCCTTATATCCGTATTGCCCGAAAAACTCACGTCCCCAAAACTTACGGCAGAATGGGAAAACACCTTAACAGAGATCGCACGGGGCAAAAGCGGAGCTGCCGAGTTTATGGACAGTATCGCGGGATATGTCCGGGAACTGGTCGAAACAGTCCCCGAAGTGACAAACGACCAGCGGAGCCGTTTTCAGTTTGATAAACCCGTCATCGGCATTTGTCCCCGTTGCGGTGGCAACGTCCACGAGAGCCGCACAAACTTTTATTGTGCAAATAAGGATTGTGGCTTTGTCATGTGGAAGAATGATAAATTTTTCCGGGACAAAAAAACAAGCCTTACTCCTCGAATGGCAACGGAGCTTTTGAAGTCCGGGCGAGTTAAGGCAAAGAACCTTTATAGCCCAAAGACTGGAAAAACATATGACGCGCAGATTATCCTTGCGGACACGGGCGGCAAGTACGTCAATTTTAGGCTGGAATTTGAGCATAAAGGCAAGGTTTTCAAAAGTTAA